A single window of Ananas comosus cultivar F153 linkage group 24, ASM154086v1, whole genome shotgun sequence DNA harbors:
- the LOC109728738 gene encoding putative disease resistance RPP13-like protein 3: MSEDALVSYIVNKIGDLFTQEIPLIWKVADDVESLKQELQALEIFLNKMDYKQRQDAATKNWLSSVRDAAYEAEDLIDTYSLEKRYAPATRIFHSYSVNKQIEELKYKIREIVERRTIYVPKLHEQRDEGSCSSTAADQGHLHPWRRSFPHLGDDVVVGFEHDADLIVERLLHSERRRQVVAITGMGGAGKTTLAAVVYKLFSKATVRGHTHFARLKEVDSRGELRNHFDVCAWVPVHQDPDITELVMIMIDQLGLIESVNTMEDQLYHRRSWMIHCLKEKLYSFLEQRRYLIVLDDIWRKRVWDQLKLALPNSDNGSRIIVTTRFKDVAIYHDPGSEPYEMKPLNEDDSWRLFSTKVFPQLTPHDQPICPRELEDLGRQLCRKCAGLPLALVVLGGLVSIKLKHPLVWSKLLDNMNWDSTDDGKQCLEILALSYYDLPYNMKFCFLYLGAFPQGSEISASKLTKLWIGDDLIPKEEGITLEGTASNYLEELAQRCLVEIVKRGPDMSIKKVRVHDLLGELAKSEARESRFLQVETITSIEEESKPQEIAARRMVLHQSFGVLTGILDEKLRALLVFPTGRITQISRYNRKRWFHNWSIDYFKFFRNINQTDIRMEFLRVLELDGFTKNNILELHIKDMTRLRYLGLRDTNFAMLPFSGGIPPHLQTLDIRGTFITALPSEVWTLSKLRHLYLNSMSLLDSQALRYMQTLSEATSTTSIRVSCMPLHNLQTLKIDADRDTPKTTDRKLVGYLKLLSSLNSLTLRAKEIPQEVFKATSSHTKLYKLKLDGTLQPDELCSIKNFAPNIIELTLSRSNLKGEPTQILGQIKNLRILKLTDNACQCREMSCSPGNFPNLSYLKLSNLSHLALLNMERGSFPNLMCLSIHCCTNLHAVPNGLNHITTLQVLKCKKMPSSFVEEITDWRRTHAVRVIIQDR; encoded by the coding sequence atgtCGGAAGACGCTTTAGTTTCCTACATAGTGAACAAAATTGGAGACCTATTCACCCaagaaattcctctaatttggAAGGTGGCGGACGATGTTGAATCACTGAAACAAGAACTGCAGGCACTTGAGATCTTCCTCAACAAGATGGACTACAAGCAGAGACAAGACGCGGCCACAAAGAATTGGTTGAGCTCCGTTAGAGACGCAGCTTATGAAGCAGAGGACTTGATCGACACCTATTCGCTCGAGAAGAGGTATGCTCCTGCCACTAGGATATTTCATTCTTATTCAGTGAATAAACAAATCGAAGAGTTGAAATACAAGATCCGTGAGATTGTCGAACGTAGAACTATATACGTACCTAAATTGCACGAGCAAAGAGACGAAGGAAGCTGCAGTAGTACAGCTGCAGATCAAGGTCATTTGCATCCGTGGAGACGGTCATTTCCACACCTTGGTGATGATGTGGTTGTCGGTTTCGAACATGATGCTGATCTTATAGTGGAGAGGTTGCTTCACTCGGAGCGGCGTCGACAGGTTGTAGCCATCACCGGGATGGGTGGTGCAGGGAAAACCACTCTTGCGGCTGtggtttataaattattttctaaagctACCGTACGCGGTCACACCCATTTTGCCCGGCTTAAAGAAGTGGACTCCAGAGGTGAGCTTCGAAACCACTTTGATGTTTGTGCTTGGGTGCCTGTTCATCAAGATCCCGACATTACGGAGCTTGTAATGATCATGATTGACCAACTAGGCTTAATTGAATCTGTGAACACTATGGAAGATCAATTATATCATAGGAGGAGCTGGATGATCCATTGCTTAAAGGAGAAGCTATATTCATTTTTGGAGCAGAGGAGATACCTAATAGTGTTGGATGATATCTGGAGGAAAAGAGTATGGGATCAATTAAAACTAGCTCTTCCAAATTCGGACAACGGGAGTAGAATAATAGTAACAACTCGATTCAAGGATGTTGCCATTTATCACGACCCAGGTTCCGAACCCTACGAAATGAAGCCCTTAAACGAGGATGATAGTTGGCGACTTTTCTCTACAAAAGTGTTTCCACAATTAACTCCGCATGATCAACCTATATGCCCGAGAGAACTAGAGGACTTGGGTCGTCAGCTCTGTAGGAAATGTGCCGGTTTGCCTCTTGCTCTAGTGGTACTGGGAGGTCTTGTTTCGATAAAACTGAAGCATCCGTTGGTGTGGTCGAAATTACTTGATAATATGAACTGGGATTCGACGGATGATGGGAAGCAATGCTTAGAAATCCTTGCTTTGAGCTACTACGACTTGCCTTACaacatgaaattttgttttctttacttgGGAGCTTTCCCACAAGGTTCTGAAATCAGTGCCTCAAAATTGACGAAGTTGTGGATCGGAGATGATCTGATACCAAAAGAAGAAGGTATAACACTAGAGGGTACTGCAAGCAACTACTTGGAGGAGTTGGCACAAAGGTGCCTGGTTGAAATAGTGAAGCGAGGACCTGATATGAGTATAAAAAAGGTAAGAGTCCATGACCTCTTGGGTGAGCTAGCAAAGTCCGAAGCAAGAGAGAGTCGATTCCTTCAGGTAGAAACTATAACTAGTATTGAAGAAGAGTCAAAGCCCCAAGAGATAGCTGCCCGTCGTATGGTGCTCCATCAAAGCTTCGGTGTATTAACAGgaattttggatgaaaaattaagaGCTCTTTTAGTTTTCCCCACAGGCAGAATCACTCAAATCTCTAGGTACAACAGGAAAAGATGGTTCCATAACTGGTCAATAGATTACTTCAAGTTTTTTCGAAACATTAATCAGACTGATATAAGAATGGAATTTCTCAGAGTGCTCGAACTTGATGGATTTACAAAAAACAACATTCTTGAACTTCATATTAAAGATATGACTAGATTAAGATACCTGGGATTGAGAGACACCAATTTTGCAATGTTACCATTTTCTGGAGGCATCCCTCCACATCTGCAGACTCTAGATATAAGAGGTACATTTATCACAGCGTTGCCATCTGAAGTTTGGACGCTTTCAAAACTTCGCCACTTATACTTGAATTCAATGAGTTTGCTGGACTCACAAGCATTGAGATACATGCAAACCCTCTCAGAAGCTACTTCTACTACAAGTATCAGGGTGTCTTGCATGCCACTGCATAATCTTCAAACCCTTAAAATCGATGCTGATCGCGATACTCCAAAAACTACCGACAGAAAATTGGTTGGGTATCTTAAGTTGTTAAGTAGTTTGAACTCTCTAACATTAAGAGCCAAGGAGATACCTCAAGAGGTTTTTAAAGCAACATCATCTCATACAAAGCTATATAAGTTGAAGTTAGATGGAACATTGCAGCCCGATGAACTCTGCAGTATCAAAAATTTTGCACCTAACATCATCGAGCTCACATTGTCTCGTTCAAACTTGAAAGGAGAGCCGACACAAATACTAGGGCAGATAAAAAATCTCAGGATTCTCAAATTGACAGATAATGCTTGCCAATGTCGAGAGATGTCTTGTTCGCCAGGCAACTTCCCTAATTTATCATACCTTAAGCTCAGCAACCTATCTCATTTAGCATTGCTCAACATGGAGCGCGGATCCTTTCCAAATCTTATGTGCTTGTCTATCCATTGTTGCACCAATCTGCATGCGGTTCCGAATGGTCTGAATCACATCACCACCTTACAAGTTCTAAAATGTAAAAAGATGCCGTCTAGTTTCGTGGAGGAGATTACTGACTGGCGCAGGACGCATGCTGTGAGAGTCATCATCCAAGACCGCTAG